One region of Oryza glaberrima chromosome 7, OglaRS2, whole genome shotgun sequence genomic DNA includes:
- the LOC127778947 gene encoding uncharacterized protein LOC127778947, whose translation MPCAAAELANGEAAAAAACAVKVGTTGTIGSLMTRELEAIKAAPPHATAAATTPRRLRRQSSPVSVPCGASPRKIVALRKSSSSLSTTSSSGGSGRRTDRVSAEESSACKTAACRRSSSTTPASSPMLAADVDRSGGGGKAKKAAARGRRGVGGVEVVDVRCGNPMSSRLRRLGFSKLSETFA comes from the coding sequence aTGCCTTGTGCTGCGGCCGAGCTCGCCaatggcgaggcggcggcagcagcagcatgcgcGGTGAAGGTCGGCACGACCGGCACCATCGGCTCGCTGATGACGAGGGAGCTGGAGGCCATcaaggccgcgccgccgcacgccacagccgcggcgacgacgccgcggcggctgaGGCGCCAGAGCAGCCCGGTGTCGGTGCCATGCGGAGCCAGCCCGAGGAAGATCGTTGCGCTGAGGAAGAGCTCGTCCAGCCtctccaccaccagcagcagcggcggcagcgggcggcgcacTGACCGCGTGAGCGCCGAGGAGTCGTCGGCGTGCAAGACGGCGGCGTGCAGGAGGAGCTCTAGTACCACGCCGGCCAGCTCCCCGATGCTCGCGGCGGACgtcgaccggagcggcggcggcggcaaggcgaagaaggcggcggcgagggggcgccgcggcgtcggcggcgtggaggtggTGGACGTGAGGTGCGGGAACCCGATGAGCAGCCGGCTGAGGAGGCTGGGATTCTCCAAGCTGTCGGAGACGTTCGCGTGA
- the LOC127779167 gene encoding protein LHCP TRANSLOCATION DEFECT encodes MASIPCTFQLSARAPSAAERRRSPRAAARLGWLRPSRLSAVVPASESGRVGPTCFFKFGNKDAEGAGIYGSQGRDDFDRDDVEQYFNYMGMLAVEGTYDKMEALLNQDIHPVDILLMLAASEGDKPKLEELLRAGAKYDVKDVDGRTALDRAADDTREFILGFAATLAA; translated from the exons ATGGCATCCATCCCGTGCACCTTCCAGCTGAGCGCGAGGGCGCCGTCGgcagcggagaggaggaggtcgccgcgggcggcggcgaggctggggTGGCTGCGGCCGTCGCGGCTGAGCGCGGTGGTGCCGGCGAGCGAGAGCGGGAGGGTGGGGCCGACGTGCTTCTTCAAGTTCGGGAACAAGGACGCCGAGGGCGCCGGCATCTACGGCAGCCAGGGCAGGGACGACTTCGACCGCGACGACGTCGAGCAG TACTTCAACTACATGGGGATGCTGGCGGTGGAGGGCACCTACGACAAGATGGAGGCGCTGCTGAACCAGGACATCCACCCGGTGGACATCCTCCTCATGCTCGCCGCCTCCGAGGGCGACAAGCCCAAGCTCGAGGAGCTCCTCCGGGCCGGCGCCAAGTACGACGTCAAGGACGTCGACGGCCGGACGGCGCtcgaccgcgccgccgacgacaccaGGGAGTTCATCCTCGGCTTCGCCGCCACCTTGGCCGCCTGA